tgggacaaaaggctatgttgttgttgttgttgttgtatttctAGTACCATCCTTGGGGAGAAGATCGTAGTGTTCTATGGCAAAAACTTTCAGTGCAAGCTATATGTTTGGAGTGTCCTAtgataatttttttctaaataaaaACAGTTGCATTTCTTGTGGTTAGTTATTGGCAATGCTCCGATCCATTCTGAGGTTATCCATAACTTTCTATAAAAATATTAATTTTCTTGTAGATCTTCCTCAAGTTCATGCCAATGTTCTATTGGTTATTTGTGATGTTTATTAGATTGTATTAGTTTCCACTGATTCAAGGACAATATTCCATTGACCCATCAATAACATTTTGGTATATTCAGAGCCAAGTTCCGTTTGCCGCCCCAACGGTATATTACAACATTACAACCCTTACTAGATTTTTTTAGGAAACATCTTTTGTTAGAATTGGGTGGGGCTCCGACGGTGGCTCctctggtggagatcaagccgcTTTGGAAAAATGTTGGCAAAAACAGCTTCTCCAGTATTTTGTAAAATGGATGTGAGGTGTAGTGTCCCATATGCCCTTAGCCATGTGGATGGTTTGAATGGATGACTTGATTGCTTTACATCAGTTTATAAAGTACGCACAAAAATAAGTGTCCATTGTCATATAGTAGACTAAATTTACAAAAGTAAGCATAATCTTATATAACATATAACCATACAAGCAATCACACATTCTCATGATGATCTAGATAAAGGAGGATTGCACGTGCAAGGTGGTCATCTCAGAATTTATCCATGGTCCGATCATCAGATTCCAAATTGAAACCTCCTACATCTTGTAGAACATGATGTTTTCTATATATTGAGGGTATAATGGGCACATAATCGGGGTTCTGCTCACATTTTTGGAAATCTTTATCTTGTGCACGGTTCTCACGAATGAAGTTATGGAGACACATGGTCGCGGCAACAGTCATAATTTCCTTCGCCATTGAGAAACTCTCCACTTCATTTTCTACACACCAAAAAAGCGCTCTACCACATTGCAAATACCTAAATGTAAATGGTTAAAATGCTCTTGCTCGCCATTAGAAGCAGGACCCCTCCTCCAATCTGGCACATGATACCTTTCACCCTTGTATGACGCCAAGTATCCATGTCTATTTGGATATCCGGCATCAGCCGTATAATATTTTTCTAAACACATATGTAATATTGAAGGACGTGTAAGCCGAATGTAAAATCTATATCTATACAAACTggagaaaaatatatatatttagatGATCTCAACATGTATTTCGGAGGGTGTGGAAATGTATCATCCTACGATCACTACTAATCCTAGGATGTGTACCAGAGAAATTTGGGTCAATTGGCCTTAGGTAGTATGCACTCATAGCCACCATACTGTTTAAGACCACCTCAAACTTTCTACTGATTGTCTCAGTTGAATGCTTGAATATTATACCTTGCAGTGCATTGCTAGACATACCATGGCCACAAACTAGCTAGAAGAAAGATAGGTAGCTATTCCAATGAATTCATATGAATAGATGATTCTAGACCATAATTACACAATAACAAATCATGCAGCATGTAAAAAAGATTTGCATTCATACGAAACATCTTATGGCTTTCACTAGAAGTGTTCAATTTTTCCTTGGTCCAACCAGATCCACGTTATGTTGGAGTTCTAGCATCATTCTTATCATAATATGTCATGAAGTACTAGGCAGCAGTAGCAAATtgagggtgtgtttggttgatcTCTGTGGTTGTAGAAAAAGTTGTTGTGGGCTATAAGCTGTGGAAAAGAAGTTGTGAgctgtgaaaaaaaaataaaagccaTTTGGTGTAAACTATGAGCTGTGAGATATTTATCATGTGGGTCTAATCTGTTAGCATCTTAATCCCTTTCCTTCTCTCTCTTATTCTCACACTGGCCGCCATTGCTCCTCCCCTCCACTGCCACAGATCCTCCCCTCCGCGCCAGCCCGCGCAGATCCTCGCCTctgtgccggccgccgccgatctTTCCCTCCGCGCTGGCCACCATAACTCCTCCCCTCGCGCCAGCCGTAATAGCTCCTCCCCTCTGCAAGCCCAGGATGTCCCGTGGCGCTGCAACGGCCTTCTTGGCATCCTCGAGCCCTGCCCTGAGGCCCTCATTGCTGGGGTCGAGTGCGAGCTCCTTCTTGTAGGCGGCGATGGTGCTGGCAGCATCTCTGAGGTTGAGGGAGTGAGCACtgccatgagagagagagagagagagagagagagttgactGGTGCCAACATATGGTAGTGGTTAATTTCTTTGAACTTTCCGCAACCACAACCAGGAAAAGCATCTCAAGACTTGCTTTCGATTTTGAATAGAGGAAAATCTGCTTTTGAAGGTTTCTTCTGGTCATAGCCAAGGCTTTTGGGTGGCTTTTTGGCTTTATTTGAAAGCCACAGCCGGTTGTATCTGAACCAATCAGACCTGAGTATTCTTTATCCATTCATGATCTTCAGACATATCATCATTAGAAAATATAGATTTGTAAATCACGTTGATTACATGTATTAactatttaaattcaaaaataacATAGTACCATACAAGAAAATCAAGTAAAATTGTACCATACTAGAATCTTAAATAAATTGTATCATTAAAGATTCTGAAATTAAATTATATCATACAAGAATGTAAATTGAAATGCATGAAAGCATAGGAAACAATCCTTTAAAAGGAATGCAAAGACTACTTAGACACATCATTTCCAGTCATCAAGCATACTTCCGCTTCAACCCATCAAATCTATCCTCGGGTGTGTCCAAAGTCATAAACATTTCCCTTTCTTTGTAAAAACTACAGATGTAACAACATGTTCATTTGATGATGGATGAGCACCACATCCTTGACCAAATCCATGACTTTTTAGTGGAACAAACGGATATATCCTCCCTCCTTATGATGAACTCACATGATGTAGTTATCCTTTCATAGTTTCATTCATGTCAACATTTTGCCCATTTGTCCTTGAAACTGATGACCAGTACTTGTATTTGGTTTCTTTCCCTTATTGTTACTTGCccctcttcctctttttgaacCATGCACAGTAGTAGGCGTGACCTCCTCTGGCTCACTGTCATCATCCGTGTCagcttcatcctcttcatcaaTTGAAATGGGAGAATTCTGATGACACAAGTTTGCTAGGAAGGTGTAATGCAATTAGATGCAGACCAATATTCATCACCGGTGTTTTTTTATATCCAAGTTGGTAGTGGAAGCCCCAAACTATTTGGTAattttatattatatatatatatatatatatatatatatatatatatatatatatcaaacccATTTAATTCGCTCCTATAAGAAGTTGGATCTTGACCTACTAGATGCTACTAAGGTATTCTAACCACTAGGCTCTTTTGCTTCATCACTGATCTTTTGAAGGTCTTCAAACATAATTGCTAACTTATCCTCATGTTGAAGCCTTTTGACCTTGAATATAGTACACCCCTTTATAGCCTGAAatgcaaaaaaattattttagtcACATAATAATCATTTACCATGTTGTAATCTTAAAATTGTGAAAGCACttacttttcttttctcttttaccAAGTCTTTGGCATCATAATATTCTTATGTGCTTCATCCCATCCAATATTAGTCTCCTTATTGATCAATTGCTTCCAAATACCATAATTTGTTTTCAACTTATCCCATTTTTTCTTGAATTGCTTCCTAGTATACACAATCATGTCCTCTCTTTAAACCTTGCTACATTCTTGTACTCAGTTTTAATCAAGTGGGTGTTTGATCAATCTCTTTTAAAACTTCATTGGCTAAAATATCACATACTATCCTAGTGTTCTCATCTGCCAATCAGTAGCGTTATTACCAACAATGTCAAATTCATAAGGAAACAAGAACTAGTCTATACTAAAAGCAGCAATGCAATCATATTGTAGTAAGACCGCTATCTATCGCATCACATTGCATAGAGCAGTAACCATACCTTGCATCAGTATAATCGACATCAATGGAACTAGGAACAGCAATAGACGACGAAAATGCCCTAGGTGCATGGCCACCACATTGTTCTGTAGAGGCACCCCAAGCTGGATCATAGGTGGCCTGAACCCGCACTAGCTCATCCCCCACTTGTCATTTACCAACCACCGAGGCTACGGTGACGCCGACCGAAGTGCCAGCCTCCGGACCAAGTCAATCTAGCCCAAGTGCAGCAGTTGCTTGATCTTGCAAACAATTTTGGCCATCCCTAGTGACCAGGCATGGCCGCAGCTCTAGAATCGACTCCTAGCGTGCCAGCCACGACGCCCCCCACAGGGCCTGGAGTACCGGCCATGCTAGAACCTAAGGCACGGTGCCTAGCCACCCGCGGCGCCGAACCCGCTGCTCTTGGTGCCAGGAAGCGCATCTACTGCTGGAATCTGGAATTTGGATTTCCCGCAGCTACGAGGTGGGAGCCTAAGGGACGTGCCGAGCGTCATGCTGCCCGGAATGTTGTTAGAGACACTAGATCTGCCTACTTTGTTGGCTTCGGCGTCATTTCCGGCCACCACTACCAACTGATCCCTACACCGGCATTGCCAATTTACAGccaaggagaggagaggaatATGATGGATACACATGGGTGAAGAATGAATCGGTGAGAAGGTATGAGTTCAGGTTGACTGGCGGCAAATTCGTCTTGGTCGTGGAGGGAGCCATGGGGAGCtacctttttttttgctccCCTCATCCTAGTACAAAATCCCAGTACAAAAGGGAACCGGTTTCACAAGTCCTTCATGCTTGAAGTTGTTTTTTGCAGCTGTTTGGTAGGGCTTCATAAGAAGTGCTTGGTGGAGTTGCAAACTAAGCCCTGCAAAAGAGGATCTTATTTTATATATTGTATCACGAGTCACAATTAAATGGCCTTCCATAAAGAAGTAAAtagactagagagagagagaaacaaacGAACAAACAATCTGAAATAATGACAAGAATAAAGTTTAAATAGGATAATAAAGATTAagtaaaagaaaatgaaaataaatatgaagataacaagaaaaataCATTTTAGTAAACAACCAGTAATGTATTCTAACATAATATTTGTGAGTTTATAAATCATTATACGAAAATGGCAGGAACAATATAGGTTGATATATTAGTGGCCTATCATTGTTAGTTGTGTTATGAACCGGTAACGATCCTTCAGCACTATTGGTTCTAAGGCAACTAATAACAGGGTGGCAACAATGATGATGTGTTATATATTATTATATAACAAATATAATCGACATTCCTagatttttaaaaaagaaaaaaggaaaacaaaatgaGCACATGAAATGAGTTGTTCTTTATATCAATTTCACATTTATGGAATTATCAAAATGATGCAATTCAATTAACAAAGAACTACCATGTAAAGTAGGCATGTAAAGTAGGGAGCACATATACACTTTTAACAATAACATAGAGATTTTGTAGTTAATATCATGCACAATCATCACAATGTTAATATCGTGCACAATGAGGTGGTGCGGTGGCTATATCTAGTGTGGCGGTATGGGTTTGTGGGGACCGGTAAATAGGTGGCAAATTGTTAGTGTCGGGTTTGGCATAGCGTGATTAATAGTTTAGATTACCATAGGGCAGTCAATTTTGGGTGGTATAGATGTGTTGGTGAAGCAGTGGCAAGGTGGTGGTACACTGATATCATGATGGCACGTATGAGGCGAAATCCAAGTTGCCGTAGAAGTAGTAGACTACTCCGTAAGTAGTAGAAGCTCAAAGAAAGCTGCCGTGTCGTGTCGTGTCGTGGTCGGGCCCGGCAGGAGAAAGCCCAAACCGAGTAGCCAAGCTGACCCACCCACCGAATCAGAACCAAACCGACCGACCAGACCAGAACAAGCAGCGAGAAGGGAAAGGGGAACCACCGGACCGGGCCGCGCCACCTTCTCTTCTGCCGGCGATCTCCAGccaccgcgccatggccgcggcgaAGCTGCTCTACATTGTGGTGGTGGACGACAACGGCTCCTCCTTCCGCTACACGCGCTCCCTCATCCACAGCACCCTCCAGCTCATGGGATGCAAGCCGCGCCACGCTTTCGAGGTCCGCCCGCCTCCCCGCCTTCGCGGCCGATCCCTCCGGGCCTCCGATCTTTCGAGTCTGATTCGatcctcccttcctccatttCTCCTGTAGATCAGCCGCAGGGTGTTCGATGTTATCCGGGGTGACGGCAGCGACGAAatggccgcctccgcctccgcccgggTGCAGAGGTACGAGGTCGCCGAAGCCACCTCCACCACAAGCCCTCGTCAGTTCCAATTCGAGCTCTACAAGCGCCGCACCACCGTCCTCCTCCCCAGAGATCTCTTCCTCGACCTCGTCTGCGATGCCCTCGCCCTCTACAAGTACGTCACCCCAAACCAGCGCGCCGATCTCATGCTTGCCTGCAGGTGCGTCCGCCGCCCTTTTGTACTCTCTCAGTCTCTCTTCGTCCTCTCCCTCCACTATGCTGTATGCTCCCCTCCCCTCTGTGACTGCAATTTAACTGGCTCCTTTCCCATCTGTTTCTAATTGCTGGCAAAAAAGAATCTCCCTTATTTTGCAGCTTGTAAACGCGGTAATCTGGTGTTTCGTCGCTGTTAAACATTCAGCAGCTCATTTTTAATCAGACTTGGGAATGCTTTGCTCTTGATAGATAGTTACAAACACAGCACGGCAGCATGTTGATTTGATTTGTTAGAAATGCTGTGCTCTTGATAGATAGTTCCAAACACAGCATGGCAGCATGTTGATTTGATTTATTAGCATACGTGGTATATTAATCTTGGTTTCGTGGATATGAGAGTGCTCGATGTAACATGCTCAAACTTGAGAACGAGTATGGCTGTTTGCCTATTGGGCGGAGAGGTCAGACTATGGCATCGCTATTGTTTAGAGCTACAACCATAAATTGATTTCCTTGCATTCAAATGATATAGCTTTCTCCATTTACTGTTTCGGACCTATAAGCATTCTAGCGCCCCTGAATTGATTTCATATATTTCAAAGGGAACCTTTAATGGTGTTCATTTCATGTTCTCCCCCCCTGTCCGCTTATAATCTTTCATCTTGCCTTAGGATTCGAGAACGGAAGGAATCTGTCACGGTTCTTCTTTGTGGAACTAGTGGTTGCGGCAAGTCTACTCTTTCGACTCTGCTGGTAAGAATTCTCCTACaccattttccattcctccttGCTTTCTTGTATGCCTTCCACCCCACCCCCCCTCACATCTCTTCCATTATGACATCTCTTCTGCGAACACCTGTCTTAGACCTGCTATTCTGAGGAGTATTGGTGTCAGAATGTAATGATAGACCGGATATTCAATGACCTACAAATTGGATTATTAGTCCATGGGAGCCTGTCAATGCCACCGGGATAACAGTGACCCCTCCCTTGCCTTGCTTGATTTGGATAGAATAAAGCAAAGTTATTAGTTCACTAAGTTTCTCTTCCATCGGTTTTCGTTTTTCATGGGTCCTCCTCAATAGCTGGTATTGAAAACACCTAATCATCTTTTTCTAAACTAGATTATGTCCATTTCATTTGTGCGGCAAAGCCtagcctttttcttttcctgatTTTCCTTACAGAAATGTTTATGTGTCAACAGGGAAGCAGGTTAGGAGTCACAACTGTAGTTTCCACAGATTCAATACGTCACATGATGCGGAGCTTTGTCGAAGAGAAAGAAAACCCTCTTCTCTGGGCATCAACTTATCATGCAGGTGAATGTCTTGACCCAGTAGCAGTTGCTGAAGAAAAAGCTAGGCGGAAAGCAAAAAAACGCTCAGGCGTGTCAAGCAGCTCAAATATTGATTACGAGAAAAGTGGGGCTCTTACTGAAAAAGTTGAAGGGAAATCAATTGGGAAGAAGCAAATGGCCATAGAAGGTTATAAAGCACAGAGTGAGATGGTGATTGACAGTTTGGATCGGTTAATTACTGCGTGGGAAGATAGGAAAGAATCAGTTATTGTTGAGGGTGTTCACTTAAGCCTTAATTTTGTGGTATGTTCTTGCAGAaacaatttttcttttgttgacttctttccttttattcttgctcttgATTTGTTTTAGCTCATATCAAACCTACTATATCACTTCTGTTCTGCCAGTAAATGTGGAATtgtaaatttcatggtcaacaTGGGCACTTTACTCCTCATTTCCTTTTAATTGTTTCAGATGGGTCTAATGAGGAAACATCCTTCTATTATACCTTTTATGATCTACATATCCAATGAGGGTAAGCACACAGAGAGGTTTGCTGTACGTGCAAAGTACATGACACTTGACCCAGCGAAAAATAAGTATGTTAAATACATCAGTAACATTAGAACTATTCAGGAGTACCTCTGCAGTCGAGCTGACAAGTACCTAGTTCCCAAAGTAAATAATACTAATTTTGACCGGAGTGTTGCTTCGATTCATGCCACTGTTTTTAGCTGCCTCCGGAGGAGAGCTAATGAAGATCGGTTATATGACCCTGATACAAATACCGTAGCTCTTGTTAATGAAGAGTACAAAAACCAGTGCATGGCTAACTCCATGAGTTCCAAGGGGATGTTTAAATTGATTCAACGGCTTGGGTCCTCAAGAAAGCTCATGGCCATCATTAATGTTGATGGATCTGTATCCAAGGCTTGGCCAGTTGAGTCCAGGGGAGATGGGAAATGCAGCTCTGATAACAGTACTCAGAAATCTGTGGGGAATCCAATTTATGGACCTTTAAACATTGGAAGAGCAGAGTCAGTCAATCTGCAGTTTGGCACctttgggataagtgcctggcCTACTGATACGGGCTGTACAAGTCAAGCTGGAAATGCTGATGAATCATGGGCCAATGCTACCGAAGGTAGTAGCAGACATGTTCCGTCTTCATCTGGTTCTCTAAAGAAGTCTGATGGACACTGTAAAGAGGTATTAACTACtatttctaccatgtttgtgctgatttgtcttatttttgtgattactGTTCTTCCATTGGTAAGGGAAGGGTAGTTTTGAATTTTCGTTTATACCTTTTGAGAATAGATCAAAGAGTCATCAGTAGCATCTGGCagtgatgaagaagaggaagaagaagctgatGTTCGGCCTAATTCAGGCAGCGACGAGGACCTCAGTGAAGAAGACAACAGGGAGATCCATGAGGAGGTGAGATGAAGCAGCCTATATATCCCCTTTACTTCAATTGTTACAGGGTTTTTGTTGGTTGATACTCTGAAACAGTAGTAAAGGGTACCCATGTAGTTGCTTCATGCACTCTGCGCTGGATCCCATTATAAGCATATTTGTGGATGTTTGCATGCAGATGGAAGGTTCTGTTGATGAAGATTGCAACAGGTCTGATGAGGAGTATGATGACCTGGCGATGCGGGACTGTTTGGAGAATGGCTATTTAACTGATGATGGCATGTTTTATACTGGTTTAAGCAAATCATTGAGCGGCAATCAACGAAGCCATGGCACGCCAAGGAAACACCATGCGAAGCTCGATGCAGGTCTTCCTGAGACTGCACGCTCTACTTCTTCAACAGTCCCTGCTGGCACAAGCATCAAGCGGCATGGCACTAGGAAGTGGAAGCGCTCCCTGAGCGACTCATTCCGTTCACGGCCACGGAGTGCTCCTGATTTGGTGTCAACCTACAAGGGTTCACCACCTGTGCCTGTGGCTCCTGATGAGAGGTAGCTTATTGCCTGGCAGGCTAGTTGCAAAGACGTATCTTGTCTTGTTTTTTGAGCataagttgcaaaggaaagtacGAGATTATCTGAGGTGTTATGAGCCGGTTGAGAATTGTCTTTTGAAGCATGGCATGTTGTGAAAGAAGTACCATGCTATTCATTTTGTAATTTTTGGTTATAACTAGAGCAAATGGATCGGATTTGTACAAATTAAAGGGCCTTATTGCTTCACTTGTGCCCCCGCACCTTTAACTAGAGCAAATGGGTGGCAGATGGCTCCACTTTGATTCCAAATCTTGATGAGCAACACTCATTGTGGCTTTTCACACTGCATATGTTCGTTATGTTTGCCCATGACCTGCGTAGAATGTATTTCGTGCTGTTGAGGACATCATGTAACGAACATGACCCCATTTAgtccatttcgagtgatttttgtgatcgtatgacaatacaatcaatgagactaacgTGTGTGTCAAGTGTATCTCATCAGGTCCCTAGAATGGAGTAAAAAGCCCTAGTGAAGCAAAACACGAAAAAAGAACtcaaaaaaatgttgaattggacgagttttGCAGAACACAGTAGGGTCGGATAAACACTTCAAAGAAGCCGGATTATCTGACCCTATATAATACACGTTGGATTTTGAATCAGAGCATCCTTCAGAGAGCCTGTTTGCCAGAGTCTGAAATTTCCTTTAGGCTCGGATGATCCGATGCTAGGAAAGTGCCACGTCGGACAAAGTCTCGGATGATGTACCAGAGAGCCTGTTTTCTCATATGGAATTCATGCTTCaggatcggatgatccgacgtggGCCTCACTAAGCGTCGGACTAATGCTAAGGGGCAATGATCAGTGAACGTTGAAAGGAATCCGACGCATCTTTCAACACGGCGTCGGATAAACACGTCGGACAAATGACGTCAGtagttggtttgaaagttaatgGCTACCAGGGGAATCTCAGTGGGGTCGGATGATCTGACGCCCTCCACAGAGCCAcatcggattatccgacgccctGCGCAGAAAAAGTTTAACGGCTCTAAAATGGCTAGTTAACTttgagggctatatatatgggttcccccggtcatttgaagcttgctggagttcagagaagACCTACACACATCCAataacatctccaagccaaccaAAGAGAGAATTAATCACATCTTTAGGTTTAGttctagattagctcttgagtgagtgagtgaacaaGGTTGTGTGCCTTGTGCCCTAGTTCTTGTGTGAACAAATGTGTATCTCGgtgagccggccatccttggagtcttggtgactcgccggcacgtcttcgaccttccggcttggtgtggagtggcgacGACAAGCTTTGTGCGGGTTTCTTGGTGGAGAAGTTCCTTAGTGAAacccgggatcaaggtgaccgtgggcTTGGTGTCCTcgaaagagacttgattgccgagaagcaatactctttgtgagtgcttcaacaacgtggatgtaggtgtgcctctgtggctaaccgaaccacgggttaaatcctcgtgtcacaagagtttgctttctctcatccctctttaagcttccgtatttacttattgcaatctttgtgtacctttactttctagagtagaatcttgataggattagctataggttgcataactcttttgggatgagggttttcaaACTAGATGAACActagttgcacatttagatagcttgtcttagtttaaatattgtgcaaatagttggagcttgaggttaagatttttagtttgcctaattcaccccctccccctcttaggctacgagcacttggttcctttcaattggtatcagagccgggacttaTACCTCTCACAAAggaagccaattccattggcaatttgtgttaCCGGCTCATAGTATCGgtattaggcttcaccgcctagtgagttagcttgCTCGGAAAGGAATGGATTTcttaggacctcctccacggttcgatggcacgggcttccaacgatggaagattttaaTGAAATCTCATCTCCAAGCTAAGGGCCTAAACGTTTGGAGAGTAACCAGTGAGGGCATGAAAAACAAAGGTCAACAAGAGAAACAATTTGATGCTATTACAAAATGTGCTATTTTAAGTTCTCTTGGTGACACCGTGTTCAACCGAGTAtttgcttgtgaaaatgctaaggatctatggaaaactattagtgagaaccatgaggACACAAAAGATGtggcaaatgaaaaatatcatgttctcattgataaacttaatagcttcaagcaacttgatgagaatgccgaatccatgtactcacggttgaatgttcttgtgaatgagattaactctTTAGAGGTGAAGAAGATTGATGATTTGgagctcattcgcaagatccttcactctctCCGAAGGCCGGaatatgatttggtgacaactATTCTCTATGAGAAAGAGCTCTCAACAATGACACAAAATGAAgttctcaacaaggtgatcgtcCATGAGCTTCGCATTAACATCAAGCCAAGAGctccaccttcttcaccaacacata
This portion of the Panicum virgatum strain AP13 chromosome 2N, P.virgatum_v5, whole genome shotgun sequence genome encodes:
- the LOC120660051 gene encoding P-loop NTPase domain-containing protein LPA1 homolog isoform X1; this encodes MAAAKLLYIVVVDDNGSSFRYTRSLIHSTLQLMGCKPRHAFEISRRVFDVIRGDGSDEMAASASARVQRYEVAEATSTTSPRQFQFELYKRRTTVLLPRDLFLDLVCDALALYKYVTPNQRADLMLACRIRERKESVTVLLCGTSGCGKSTLSTLLGSRLGVTTVVSTDSIRHMMRSFVEEKENPLLWASTYHAGECLDPVAVAEEKARRKAKKRSGVSSSSNIDYEKSGALTEKVEGKSIGKKQMAIEGYKAQSEMVIDSLDRLITAWEDRKESVIVEGVHLSLNFVMGLMRKHPSIIPFMIYISNEGKHTERFAVRAKYMTLDPAKNKYVKYISNIRTIQEYLCSRADKYLVPKVNNTNFDRSVASIHATVFSCLRRRANEDRLYDPDTNTVALVNEEYKNQCMANSMSSKGMFKLIQRLGSSRKLMAIINVDGSVSKAWPVESRGDGKCSSDNSTQKSVGNPIYGPLNIGRAESVNLQFGTFGISAWPTDTGCTSQAGNADESWANATEGSSRHVPSSSGSLKKSDGHCKEIKESSVASGSDEEEEEEADVRPNSGSDEDLSEEDNREIHEEMEGSVDEDCNRSDEEYDDLAMRDCLENGYLTDDGMFYTGLSKSLSGNQRSHGTPRKHHAKLDAGLPETARSTSSTVPAGTSIKRHGTRKWKRSLSDSFRSRPRSAPDLVSTYKGSPPVPVAPDER
- the LOC120660051 gene encoding P-loop NTPase domain-containing protein LPA1 homolog isoform X2, producing MAAAKLLYIVVVDDNGSSFRYTRSLIHSTLQLMGCKPRHAFEISRRVFDVIRGDGSDEMAASASARVQRYEVAEATSTTSPRQFQFELYKRRTTVLLPRDLFLDLVCDALALYKIRERKESVTVLLCGTSGCGKSTLSTLLGSRLGVTTVVSTDSIRHMMRSFVEEKENPLLWASTYHAGECLDPVAVAEEKARRKAKKRSGVSSSSNIDYEKSGALTEKVEGKSIGKKQMAIEGYKAQSEMVIDSLDRLITAWEDRKESVIVEGVHLSLNFVMGLMRKHPSIIPFMIYISNEGKHTERFAVRAKYMTLDPAKNKYVKYISNIRTIQEYLCSRADKYLVPKVNNTNFDRSVASIHATVFSCLRRRANEDRLYDPDTNTVALVNEEYKNQCMANSMSSKGMFKLIQRLGSSRKLMAIINVDGSVSKAWPVESRGDGKCSSDNSTQKSVGNPIYGPLNIGRAESVNLQFGTFGISAWPTDTGCTSQAGNADESWANATEGSSRHVPSSSGSLKKSDGHCKEIKESSVASGSDEEEEEEADVRPNSGSDEDLSEEDNREIHEEMEGSVDEDCNRSDEEYDDLAMRDCLENGYLTDDGMFYTGLSKSLSGNQRSHGTPRKHHAKLDAGLPETARSTSSTVPAGTSIKRHGTRKWKRSLSDSFRSRPRSAPDLVSTYKGSPPVPVAPDER
- the LOC120660051 gene encoding P-loop NTPase domain-containing protein LPA1 homolog isoform X3, which codes for MAASASARVQRYEVAEATSTTSPRQFQFELYKRRTTVLLPRDLFLDLVCDALALYKYVTPNQRADLMLACRIRERKESVTVLLCGTSGCGKSTLSTLLGSRLGVTTVVSTDSIRHMMRSFVEEKENPLLWASTYHAGECLDPVAVAEEKARRKAKKRSGVSSSSNIDYEKSGALTEKVEGKSIGKKQMAIEGYKAQSEMVIDSLDRLITAWEDRKESVIVEGVHLSLNFVMGLMRKHPSIIPFMIYISNEGKHTERFAVRAKYMTLDPAKNKYVKYISNIRTIQEYLCSRADKYLVPKVNNTNFDRSVASIHATVFSCLRRRANEDRLYDPDTNTVALVNEEYKNQCMANSMSSKGMFKLIQRLGSSRKLMAIINVDGSVSKAWPVESRGDGKCSSDNSTQKSVGNPIYGPLNIGRAESVNLQFGTFGISAWPTDTGCTSQAGNADESWANATEGSSRHVPSSSGSLKKSDGHCKEIKESSVASGSDEEEEEEADVRPNSGSDEDLSEEDNREIHEEMEGSVDEDCNRSDEEYDDLAMRDCLENGYLTDDGMFYTGLSKSLSGNQRSHGTPRKHHAKLDAGLPETARSTSSTVPAGTSIKRHGTRKWKRSLSDSFRSRPRSAPDLVSTYKGSPPVPVAPDER